From the Flavobacterium galactosidilyticum genome, one window contains:
- a CDS encoding Crp/Fnr family transcriptional regulator has protein sequence MHSLLKNYIKEETGISEVHLDLICTYFKTIQTKRNQILISFDEVCSNYYFINKGSIRLYTINSDGTENSRYFGFEGMLCTALPSFIDQKPAGEYLQTIEKSELLVISRVDFYKLVDQFPEFGNIHKRILELGFITSQQRIYGFQGFDALEKVKWIIKNQPQFLLRVSNKMAASYVGISPSTLSRIKSKL, from the coding sequence ATGCATTCACTTTTAAAAAATTATATCAAAGAAGAAACTGGAATTAGTGAAGTGCATTTAGATTTGATTTGTACCTATTTTAAGACAATACAAACTAAGCGAAACCAAATTCTCATTAGTTTTGATGAAGTGTGTTCTAATTACTACTTCATAAATAAAGGAAGTATCCGTCTCTATACCATAAATTCAGATGGAACAGAAAACTCACGATACTTTGGCTTTGAAGGTATGCTTTGCACAGCATTACCTAGTTTTATAGATCAAAAACCTGCTGGTGAATATTTGCAAACTATTGAAAAATCAGAACTCCTAGTTATTTCAAGGGTAGATTTTTACAAATTAGTAGATCAATTTCCTGAATTTGGCAACATACATAAACGGATTTTAGAATTGGGTTTTATTACTTCTCAACAGCGCATTTATGGTTTTCAAGGATTTGATGCATTAGAAAAAGTCAAATGGATTATAAAAAACCAACCTCAATTTTTGTTAAGAGTTTCTAATAAAATGGCAGCTTCTTATGTGGGAATTTCTCCATCCACCTTAAGCCGAATCAAATCTAAATTATAA
- a CDS encoding family 20 glycosylhydrolase, with protein MNYRKNCNWMYSVIITALFFIAGTTNAQIKKSNFPESLFSTYYHQRLSHFETLPKTKNDIVFLGNSISDGAEWSELFADNHIKNRGISGDFTIGVLNRLDEISIRKPKKVFLLIGVNDLTRNTSTDSIFKNIVQIAKYLKQESPATKLYIQSVLPVNDVYKKFDGHTSKGEQIKSLNASLKQNAKDYNYTFIDLYTAFSDENGKMAKQLTNDGLHLNGEGYLLWKRIVYPYVYNLETKAALLPKPQQLTWNNGYFSLTDANTIFVENPALNKEALVLQKAMKQKGLHAEITNKKPSKQNYILLRLGNVNAALNPAEAYNLKTTSDKIVLTANTPNGVYNGIQTLLQLMRDNVAVEASEITDWPAFAWRGFMVDVGRNYQSMKLLKQQIDVMAAYKMNIFHFHPTEDIAWRLQSKLYPQLTNPEFMLRDKGEYYTENDLKELIAYCKERYITLVPEIDMPGHSAAFKRAMGVDMQSDEGLVIVKNIIKEFCSTYDVPYLHLGADEVKITNQKFLPEVIALTESLGKKVIGWEPGGNFTDSVIRQLWMEGATKVSKNKNIKYIDSRHLYLNHMDPLESVVTIFNRQICNLTEGNENALGGIVCVWNDRALENGDDVMKMNPVYPGMLAFAERSWRGGGSQGWTATIGEPETERATAFAEFENRLLDQKKQYFKGLDFPYMKQTDLVWNIYGPFDNKGDVTKSFAPENVKFNASKEKPTYKATGGTLVMRHWWAPLISGIIEEPKENTTWYAQTKIWSDEDKEQDFWIGFNNLSRSMNTDSPAAGTWNNLNSSIWVNNQLIPTPLWKRPAQKGNLEIPLIDEGYEFREPTKITLKKGWNTVNVKLPITSFNGLNWQNPVKWMFTFVAVTQ; from the coding sequence ATGAATTATCGCAAAAACTGCAATTGGATGTACTCTGTCATTATCACAGCGCTGTTTTTTATTGCAGGAACTACCAATGCTCAAATAAAAAAAAGCAATTTTCCTGAAAGTCTATTTTCGACTTATTATCATCAAAGATTAAGTCATTTTGAAACTTTACCTAAAACTAAAAATGATATTGTTTTTTTAGGAAACAGCATATCAGATGGCGCAGAATGGAGTGAGCTATTTGCGGACAACCACATAAAAAATCGCGGAATTAGCGGTGATTTTACTATAGGAGTTCTCAATCGCCTAGATGAGATAAGTATTCGAAAACCAAAGAAAGTTTTTCTGTTAATCGGAGTTAATGACTTGACACGTAATACATCGACCGATAGTATTTTTAAAAACATTGTTCAAATTGCGAAGTACTTAAAACAAGAGAGCCCTGCAACAAAACTATACATCCAAAGTGTTCTGCCCGTAAATGACGTCTATAAAAAGTTTGATGGTCATACCAGTAAAGGGGAACAAATAAAATCCTTAAATGCTAGTCTTAAGCAAAATGCCAAAGATTACAATTACACTTTTATTGACCTATACACAGCGTTCTCTGATGAGAATGGAAAAATGGCAAAACAGCTAACGAATGATGGGTTACATCTTAACGGCGAAGGTTATTTGTTATGGAAACGTATTGTTTATCCTTATGTATATAATTTAGAAACCAAAGCAGCTTTACTTCCAAAACCACAACAACTAACTTGGAATAATGGCTATTTCTCTTTAACGGATGCCAATACCATTTTTGTCGAAAATCCAGCTTTGAATAAAGAAGCATTAGTATTGCAAAAAGCAATGAAGCAAAAAGGTTTACACGCCGAAATAACAAACAAAAAGCCTAGCAAACAAAATTACATCTTGCTTCGATTAGGAAATGTAAATGCTGCTTTAAATCCCGCAGAAGCCTATAATCTAAAAACTACTTCCGATAAAATTGTACTAACGGCGAATACACCAAATGGAGTCTATAACGGCATTCAAACTTTACTGCAATTAATGCGCGATAATGTTGCAGTGGAAGCCTCTGAAATCACAGATTGGCCAGCTTTTGCATGGCGTGGATTTATGGTAGATGTTGGAAGAAATTACCAATCGATGAAACTCCTAAAACAACAGATTGATGTAATGGCAGCTTACAAAATGAATATTTTTCATTTTCATCCTACTGAAGATATCGCTTGGCGTTTGCAAAGCAAGTTATATCCACAGTTGACAAATCCGGAATTTATGCTGCGTGATAAAGGCGAATATTATACGGAGAATGATTTAAAAGAGCTGATTGCATATTGCAAAGAACGTTACATCACCTTAGTTCCTGAAATTGATATGCCAGGTCATAGCGCCGCGTTCAAAAGAGCCATGGGAGTTGACATGCAAAGTGATGAAGGTTTAGTAATTGTAAAAAATATAATTAAGGAATTTTGCAGTACTTACGATGTACCGTATTTGCATTTAGGAGCCGACGAAGTAAAAATTACGAATCAGAAATTCCTACCCGAAGTGATTGCACTTACTGAAAGTTTAGGAAAAAAAGTGATTGGCTGGGAGCCAGGTGGTAATTTTACTGATAGTGTAATTCGCCAACTGTGGATGGAAGGAGCAACAAAAGTTAGTAAAAACAAAAATATTAAATATATTGATTCTCGACATTTGTACTTAAACCACATGGACCCTTTAGAAAGTGTAGTTACCATTTTTAACCGCCAAATATGCAATTTAACTGAAGGGAATGAAAATGCTTTGGGGGGAATTGTTTGTGTATGGAATGATAGAGCGCTAGAAAACGGTGATGATGTTATGAAAATGAATCCTGTTTATCCAGGCATGTTGGCTTTTGCAGAACGCAGCTGGCGAGGTGGGGGTTCTCAAGGTTGGACAGCAACTATTGGCGAACCAGAAACCGAAAGAGCTACTGCTTTTGCGGAGTTTGAAAACCGACTATTAGACCAAAAAAAGCAATACTTCAAAGGTTTAGATTTTCCTTATATGAAACAAACTGATTTAGTTTGGAACATTTATGGCCCTTTTGATAATAAAGGTGATGTAACCAAATCTTTTGCACCTGAAAATGTAAAATTTAATGCATCCAAAGAAAAACCAACGTACAAAGCTACTGGCGGAACTCTAGTAATGAGACATTGGTGGGCACCATTAATTTCCGGAATTATTGAGGAGCCAAAAGAAAATACAACATGGTATGCTCAAACAAAAATTTGGAGTGATGAAGATAAAGAACAAGATTTTTGGATAGGCTTTAATAACTTATCGCGTTCGATGAATACGGATTCGCCTGCTGCAGGAACGTGGAATAATTTGAATAGTTCCATCTGGGTAAATAATCAGTTGATCCCTACGCCACTGTGGAAACGCCCTGCGCAAAAAGGTAATTTAGAAATACCGCTAATTGATGAAGGATATGAATTTAGAGAACCAACAAAGATTACTTTGAAAAAGGGATGGAATACGGTTAATGTAAAGTTACCAATTACTTCATTTAATGGACTTAATTGGCAAAATCCAGTAAAATGGATGTTTACCTTTGTAGCAGTAACACAATAA
- a CDS encoding sialidase family protein, producing the protein MRKIFTSLLLITVIGLSAQNEKYQIADGVISHQDLFNTSMVQGVNCFRIPAIVTAPNGDLIAAIDERVPNCGDLNRSGDINIVVRRSADNGKTWSAIETVVNFPMGLSASDPSMIVDRDTKEIILFYNYMDFEKERDIYYLHVVKSKDNGKTWSKPEDITKQIAKPEWHKDFKFITSGRGIQTRDGKLLHTLVNLSKGLFIFGSDDHGKTWYFIDTPIKPADESKIIELADGTWMVNSRVNGGKMRYVHTSTDEGKSWTSKPEPTLIDPSCNGSIIRYTAKADGYNKDRIIFSNAKMEKGRMNLNVRISYDEGKTWSEGKTIYSGPSAYSSLTVLKNGDLAVFFEKDEYTKNEFVSFSLKWLTDGKDKYKKACKIRKKKN; encoded by the coding sequence ATGAGAAAAATTTTCACATCGCTACTATTGATCACAGTAATAGGGCTGTCGGCTCAAAATGAGAAGTACCAAATTGCAGATGGTGTTATTTCACATCAGGACTTATTCAACACATCTATGGTTCAAGGAGTAAACTGCTTCCGAATTCCTGCAATTGTTACAGCTCCAAACGGTGATCTTATTGCTGCTATTGATGAGCGTGTTCCTAATTGCGGTGATTTAAACCGAAGCGGTGATATTAACATTGTTGTCAGACGAAGTGCTGACAATGGAAAGACTTGGTCTGCAATTGAAACGGTGGTTAATTTTCCAATGGGACTATCAGCTTCTGATCCTTCAATGATTGTAGATAGGGATACTAAAGAAATTATTCTTTTCTATAATTACATGGATTTTGAAAAAGAAAGAGACATTTATTATTTACACGTAGTTAAAAGTAAGGACAACGGAAAAACTTGGAGCAAACCAGAAGACATTACAAAGCAAATTGCAAAACCAGAATGGCATAAAGACTTTAAATTCATCACTTCGGGTCGTGGAATTCAAACTAGAGACGGAAAACTTTTGCATACTTTAGTTAATCTAAGTAAAGGTTTATTCATTTTCGGAAGTGATGACCATGGTAAAACGTGGTATTTTATTGATACTCCTATAAAACCCGCTGATGAATCTAAAATTATCGAATTAGCTGATGGAACTTGGATGGTTAACTCCAGAGTTAATGGCGGGAAAATGCGTTATGTACACACTTCAACAGATGAAGGGAAATCATGGACAAGTAAGCCAGAGCCTACACTGATAGATCCGAGTTGTAACGGTAGTATTATAAGATATACTGCAAAAGCAGATGGTTATAATAAAGACAGAATTATTTTCTCGAATGCAAAAATGGAAAAAGGGCGTATGAATTTGAACGTTCGTATCAGTTATGACGAAGGAAAAACTTGGTCAGAAGGTAAAACGATTTATAGCGGTCCTTCAGCCTATTCCTCTCTTACTGTTTTGAAAAATGGCGACCTAGCCGTCTTTTTCGAAAAAGATGAGTATACTAAAAATGAATTTGTTAGCTTTTCTTTAAAATGGTTAACTGACGGAAAGGATAAGTATAAAAAAGCTTGCAAGATCAGAAAGAAAAAAAATTAA
- the nagA gene encoding N-acetylglucosamine-6-phosphate deacetylase, producing the protein MKQAIINAIVHTGEGIIHNGVVIIENDTIISVQKEIPNDIPQIDLKGKHIAAGFIDIQINGGEQFYFSQYPNEETIQDIHDSSLKYGTTHTLPCLISSSNETILQGIEAIGNYKEKHKNGVLGMHLEGPFLNPLKRGAHSLNQVRKPTNSELEEIIRYGKDVIKVITIAPECFTDDQLEMLLESGIVISAGHSTMTYEQAQYYFSKGIKLVTHLFNAMTQFGHREPGLVGATFANESVYAPVILDGAHCDYAAARIAYELKKEKFFLISDAAFLGRKVVNFKWENFDAHLENGFYRNEEGNLAGASISMDEAVQNAYKYLNVSADEAIKMATCRVAGAINMENEIGKIKPGFPATFVQFNPDLSGIKSLVLI; encoded by the coding sequence ATGAAACAAGCAATTATTAACGCCATAGTACATACTGGAGAGGGGATAATCCACAACGGCGTTGTTATCATAGAAAACGATACTATTATCAGTGTTCAAAAAGAAATTCCAAATGATATTCCACAAATTGATTTAAAAGGAAAACATATTGCTGCAGGTTTTATCGACATTCAAATAAATGGTGGTGAGCAATTCTATTTTAGTCAATATCCAAATGAGGAAACCATTCAAGACATTCATGATTCAAGTTTGAAATATGGAACGACTCATACTCTGCCTTGTTTAATTTCTTCTTCGAATGAAACCATACTTCAAGGAATTGAAGCGATCGGCAATTATAAGGAAAAACATAAAAACGGAGTATTAGGAATGCATTTAGAAGGACCTTTTTTGAACCCTTTAAAACGTGGTGCGCATAGCTTGAATCAAGTTCGAAAGCCAACAAATTCTGAACTAGAAGAGATTATCCGTTATGGAAAAGACGTTATAAAAGTAATCACCATTGCACCAGAATGTTTTACAGATGACCAATTAGAGATGCTTTTAGAAAGTGGCATAGTGATTTCAGCGGGACATTCGACCATGACTTATGAGCAAGCGCAATACTACTTTTCGAAAGGAATAAAACTCGTTACGCACTTATTCAATGCTATGACGCAATTTGGTCATCGCGAACCGGGATTAGTAGGAGCAACTTTTGCAAACGAATCTGTGTATGCTCCAGTTATTTTGGACGGTGCTCACTGTGATTATGCGGCGGCAAGAATAGCTTATGAATTAAAGAAAGAAAAGTTTTTCTTGATTAGTGACGCTGCATTTTTAGGACGTAAAGTTGTAAATTTCAAATGGGAAAATTTTGACGCTCATCTTGAAAATGGATTCTATCGTAATGAAGAAGGCAATCTTGCAGGAGCGAGTATCTCGATGGATGAAGCGGTACAAAATGCTTACAAATACCTAAATGTATCTGCTGATGAAGCAATAAAAATGGCTACTTGTCGAGTTGCAGGAGCTATAAATATGGAAAATGAAATTGGCAAAATAAAACCAGGTTTCCCTGCTACTTTTGTTCAGTTTAATCCTGATTTATCTGGAATTAAAAGTTTAGTTTTAATTTAA